One window of Clarias gariepinus isolate MV-2021 ecotype Netherlands chromosome 21, CGAR_prim_01v2, whole genome shotgun sequence genomic DNA carries:
- the brd3b gene encoding bromodomain-containing protein 3b isoform X3: protein MSAVTSPTQAVPPIVNPPPPEVTNPSKPGRKTNQLQYMQNVVVKTLWRHQFAWPFYTPVDAIKLNLPDYHKVIKNPMDMGTIKKRLENNYYWTAGECMQDFNTMFTNCYIYNKPTDDIVLMAQALEKIFLQKVAQMPQEEVELLPPPPKGKARKPGAAPAAETPQASALSSTSPSSSCPSSPPQPPQTPVIAATPVPTITSNVQAVPAAAPMIPSAQPVLKKGVKRKADTTTPTTCAITASRGESPTPLLESKHSKVISRRESTGRPIKPPKKDLDDGELLQQGSKKSKLSDHLKYCDTILKEMLSKKHAAYAWPFYKPVDAEALELHDYHEIIKQPMDLSTVKKKMDSREYQDAQSFAADVRLMFSNCYKYNPPDHEVVAMARKLQDVFEMRFAKMPDEPAEPSSPGGTSATAVVSKSTGSSESSADSSSSSSDSEEERATRLAELQEQLKAVHEQLAALSQGPVSKPKKKKEKKEKEKKKKDKEKDKEKTKAKVEEEKKPKSSQQSKPSQPKKSSARKPNSTSTTRQPKKGAKPSAANYESDEEEALPMSYDEKRQLSLDINRLPGEKLGRVVHIIQSREPSLRDSNPDEIEIDFETLKPSTLRELERYVKSCLQKKQRKPLPGTGKKSAKTKEELVQEKKKELEKRLQDVSGQLNNNKKPPKKAEKAGSAPGGGPSRLSGSSSSSDTGSSSSSGSSSESSDSD, encoded by the exons ATGTCGGCGGTCACTTCTCCCACCCAGGCTGTACCCCCTATAGTCAACCCCCCTCCACCCGAAGTAACGAACCCCAGCAAGCCTGGCCGAAAAACCAACCAGCTCCAGTACATGCAAAACGTCGTGGTGAAGACGCTGTGGAGGCATCAGTTTGCCTGGCCTTTTTACACACCTGTGGATGCCATCAAATTAAATCTTCCG GACTATCATAAAGTCATCAAGAACCCAATGGACATGGGGACGATCAAGAAGAGACTTGAGAATAATTATTACTGGACAGCTGGTGAATGCATGCAGGATTTCAACACTATGTTCACAAactgttatatatataataag CCTACAGATGATATCGTTCTTATGGCTCAAGCCTTGGAAAAGATTTTCCTCCAGAAGGTAGCGCAGATGCCCCAGGAGGAGGTAGAACTGCTGCCACCACCTCCAAAAGGCAAGGCACGCAAGCCAGGTGCTGCCCCTGCTGCAG AAACTCCACAAGCTTCAGCGCTGTCCTCGACCTCCCCATCCTCGTCATGTCCCAGCTCCCCTCCGCAGCCACCTCAAACTCCTGTAATCGCAGCGACACCTGTACCAACCATCACCTCCAATGTCCAGGCAGTCCCAGCGGCTGCTCCCATGATCCCGAGTGCACAGCCTGTTCTCAAA AAGGGGGTAAAGCGGAAAGCAGACACCACCACACCCACCACCTGTGCTATCACGGCCAGTAGAGGCGAGTCTCCCACTCCCCTGCTGGAGTCCAAACACAGCAAGGTAATCTCCAGACGCGAGAGCACTGGCAGGCCTATCAAACCTCCAAAGAAGGACCTGGATGACGGCGAGCTCCTGCAACAAGGGAGCAAGAAGAGCAAATTGAGCGACCACCTTAAATACTGCGACACCATTCTAAAAGAGATGCTGTCCAAGAAGCACGCTGCCTACGCCTGGCCCTTCTATAAACCTGTGGATGCAGAAGCGCTGGAGCTGCACGACTACCATGAAATCATCAAGCAGCCGATGGATCTCAGTACAGTTAAA aaaaaaatggacAGCAGAGAGTACCAAGATGCCCAGAGCTTTGCAGCAGATGTCCGGTTAATGTTCTCAAATTGCTATAAATATAATCCGCCTGATCACGAGGTGGTTGCCATGGCAAGGAAACTTCAG GATGTGTTTGAGATGCGTTTTGCTAAGATGCCAGATGAGCCGGCTGAGCCCTCGTCCCCTGGAGGTACATCTGCCACGGCGGTAGTAAGTAAGAGCACAGGGAGCAGTGAGAGCAGTGCCGACTCCTCAAGCTCCAGCTCGGACTCGGAGGAGGAACGAGCCACCCGCCTGGCAGAGCTGCAGGAACAG CTGAAGGCAGTTCATGAACAGCTGGCCGCTCTGTCACAGGGTCCCGTTAGCAaaccaaagaagaaaaaggaaaagaaggaaaaagagaagaagaagaaggacaaAGAGAAGGACAAAGAAAAAACCAAGGCCAAGgtggaagaagaaaagaagccCAAGTCTTCACAGCAGAGCAAGCCGAGTCAGCCCAAGAAGAGTTCAGCCAGGAAACCCAACAGCACATCTACTACCAG GCAACCGAAAAAGGGTGCCAAACCCAGCGCGGCAAATTACGAGTCAGACGAGGAGGAAGCGCTTCCCATGTCATACGATGAAAAAAGGCAGCTTAGCCTGGACATCAACCGGCTGCCTGGTGAGAAGCTGGGCCGTGTGGTGCACATTATCCAATCCCGCGAGCCATCGCTGCGTGACTCCAACCCAGATGAGATTGAGATCGACTTTGAGACGCTCAAGCCATCAACACTTCGTGAGCTTGAGCGCTACGTCAAGTCCTGTTTACAGAAGAAGCAGCGCAAACCTTTAC CGGGCACTGGGAAAAAGAGTGCCAAGACTAAAGAGGAACTGGTtcaggaaaagaagaaagagtTAGAAAAGAGGCTGCAGGACGTGAGTGGACAActgaacaacaacaagaaaccACCCAAAAAAG CAGAGAAGGCGGGCTCAGCACCAGGGGGCGGGCCATCTCGGCTGAGTGGCAGCAGCAGTTCTTCCGACACGGGCAGCAGCAGCTCCAGCGGCTCAAGCTCCGAGAGCAGCGACTCAGACTGA
- the brd3b gene encoding bromodomain-containing protein 3b isoform X2, translated as MSAVTSPTQAVPPIVNPPPPEVTNPSKPGRKTNQLQYMQNVVVKTLWRHQFAWPFYTPVDAIKLNLPDYHKVIKNPMDMGTIKKRLENNYYWTAGECMQDFNTMFTNCYIYNKPTDDIVLMAQALEKIFLQKVAQMPQEEVELLPPPPKGKARKPGAAPAAETPQASALSSTSPSSSCPSSPPQPPQTPVIAATPVPTITSNVQAVPAAAPMIPSAQPVLKKKGVKRKADTTTPTTCAITASRGESPTPLLESKHSKVISRRESTGRPIKPPKKDLDDGELLQQGSKKSKLSDHLKYCDTILKEMLSKKHAAYAWPFYKPVDAEALELHDYHEIIKQPMDLSTVKKKMDSREYQDAQSFAADVRLMFSNCYKYNPPDHEVVAMARKLQDVFEMRFAKMPDEPAEPSSPGGTSATAVVSKSTGSSESSADSSSSSSDSEEERATRLAELQEQLKAVHEQLAALSQGPVSKPKKKKEKKEKEKKKKDKEKDKEKTKAKVEEEKKPKSSQQSKPSQPKKSSARKPNSTSTTRQPKKGAKPSAANYESDEEEALPMSYDEKRQLSLDINRLPGEKLGRVVHIIQSREPSLRDSNPDEIEIDFETLKPSTLRELERYVKSCLQKKQRKPLPGTGKKSAKTKEELVQEKKKELEKRLQDVSGQLNNNKKPPKKEKAGSAPGGGPSRLSGSSSSSDTGSSSSSGSSSESSDSD; from the exons ATGTCGGCGGTCACTTCTCCCACCCAGGCTGTACCCCCTATAGTCAACCCCCCTCCACCCGAAGTAACGAACCCCAGCAAGCCTGGCCGAAAAACCAACCAGCTCCAGTACATGCAAAACGTCGTGGTGAAGACGCTGTGGAGGCATCAGTTTGCCTGGCCTTTTTACACACCTGTGGATGCCATCAAATTAAATCTTCCG GACTATCATAAAGTCATCAAGAACCCAATGGACATGGGGACGATCAAGAAGAGACTTGAGAATAATTATTACTGGACAGCTGGTGAATGCATGCAGGATTTCAACACTATGTTCACAAactgttatatatataataag CCTACAGATGATATCGTTCTTATGGCTCAAGCCTTGGAAAAGATTTTCCTCCAGAAGGTAGCGCAGATGCCCCAGGAGGAGGTAGAACTGCTGCCACCACCTCCAAAAGGCAAGGCACGCAAGCCAGGTGCTGCCCCTGCTGCAG AAACTCCACAAGCTTCAGCGCTGTCCTCGACCTCCCCATCCTCGTCATGTCCCAGCTCCCCTCCGCAGCCACCTCAAACTCCTGTAATCGCAGCGACACCTGTACCAACCATCACCTCCAATGTCCAGGCAGTCCCAGCGGCTGCTCCCATGATCCCGAGTGCACAGCCTGTTCTCAAA AAGAAGGGGGTAAAGCGGAAAGCAGACACCACCACACCCACCACCTGTGCTATCACGGCCAGTAGAGGCGAGTCTCCCACTCCCCTGCTGGAGTCCAAACACAGCAAGGTAATCTCCAGACGCGAGAGCACTGGCAGGCCTATCAAACCTCCAAAGAAGGACCTGGATGACGGCGAGCTCCTGCAACAAGGGAGCAAGAAGAGCAAATTGAGCGACCACCTTAAATACTGCGACACCATTCTAAAAGAGATGCTGTCCAAGAAGCACGCTGCCTACGCCTGGCCCTTCTATAAACCTGTGGATGCAGAAGCGCTGGAGCTGCACGACTACCATGAAATCATCAAGCAGCCGATGGATCTCAGTACAGTTAAA aaaaaaatggacAGCAGAGAGTACCAAGATGCCCAGAGCTTTGCAGCAGATGTCCGGTTAATGTTCTCAAATTGCTATAAATATAATCCGCCTGATCACGAGGTGGTTGCCATGGCAAGGAAACTTCAG GATGTGTTTGAGATGCGTTTTGCTAAGATGCCAGATGAGCCGGCTGAGCCCTCGTCCCCTGGAGGTACATCTGCCACGGCGGTAGTAAGTAAGAGCACAGGGAGCAGTGAGAGCAGTGCCGACTCCTCAAGCTCCAGCTCGGACTCGGAGGAGGAACGAGCCACCCGCCTGGCAGAGCTGCAGGAACAG CTGAAGGCAGTTCATGAACAGCTGGCCGCTCTGTCACAGGGTCCCGTTAGCAaaccaaagaagaaaaaggaaaagaaggaaaaagagaagaagaagaaggacaaAGAGAAGGACAAAGAAAAAACCAAGGCCAAGgtggaagaagaaaagaagccCAAGTCTTCACAGCAGAGCAAGCCGAGTCAGCCCAAGAAGAGTTCAGCCAGGAAACCCAACAGCACATCTACTACCAG GCAACCGAAAAAGGGTGCCAAACCCAGCGCGGCAAATTACGAGTCAGACGAGGAGGAAGCGCTTCCCATGTCATACGATGAAAAAAGGCAGCTTAGCCTGGACATCAACCGGCTGCCTGGTGAGAAGCTGGGCCGTGTGGTGCACATTATCCAATCCCGCGAGCCATCGCTGCGTGACTCCAACCCAGATGAGATTGAGATCGACTTTGAGACGCTCAAGCCATCAACACTTCGTGAGCTTGAGCGCTACGTCAAGTCCTGTTTACAGAAGAAGCAGCGCAAACCTTTAC CGGGCACTGGGAAAAAGAGTGCCAAGACTAAAGAGGAACTGGTtcaggaaaagaagaaagagtTAGAAAAGAGGCTGCAGGACGTGAGTGGACAActgaacaacaacaagaaaccACCCAAAAAAG AGAAGGCGGGCTCAGCACCAGGGGGCGGGCCATCTCGGCTGAGTGGCAGCAGCAGTTCTTCCGACACGGGCAGCAGCAGCTCCAGCGGCTCAAGCTCCGAGAGCAGCGACTCAGACTGA
- the brd3b gene encoding bromodomain-containing protein 3b isoform X5, whose amino-acid sequence MSAVTSPTQAVPPIVNPPPPEVTNPSKPGRKTNQLQYMQNVVVKTLWRHQFAWPFYTPVDAIKLNLPDYHKVIKNPMDMGTIKKRLENNYYWTAGECMQDFNTMFTNCYIYNKPTDDIVLMAQALEKIFLQKVAQMPQEEVELLPPPPKGKARKPGAAPAAETPQASALSSTSPSSSCPSSPPQPPQTPVIAATPVPTITSNVQAVPAAAPMIPSAQPVLKKKGVKRKADTTTPTTCAITASRGESPTPLLESKHSKVISRRESTGRPIKPPKKDLDDGELLQQGSKKSKLSDHLKYCDTILKEMLSKKHAAYAWPFYKPVDAEALELHDYHEIIKQPMDLSTVKKKMDSREYQDAQSFAADVRLMFSNCYKYNPPDHEVVAMARKLQDVFEMRFAKMPDEPAEPSSPGGTSATAVVSKSTGSSESSADSSSSSSDSEEERATRLAELQEQLKAVHEQLAALSQGPVSKPKKKKEKKEKEKKKKDKEKDKEKTKAKVEEEKKPKSSQQSKPSQPKKSSARKPNSTSTTRQPKKGAKPSAANYESDEEEALPMSYDEKRQLSLDINRLPGEKLGRVVHIIQSREPSLRDSNPDEIEIDFETLKPSTLRELERYVKSCLQKKQRKPLQKAGSAPGGGPSRLSGSSSSSDTGSSSSSGSSSESSDSD is encoded by the exons ATGTCGGCGGTCACTTCTCCCACCCAGGCTGTACCCCCTATAGTCAACCCCCCTCCACCCGAAGTAACGAACCCCAGCAAGCCTGGCCGAAAAACCAACCAGCTCCAGTACATGCAAAACGTCGTGGTGAAGACGCTGTGGAGGCATCAGTTTGCCTGGCCTTTTTACACACCTGTGGATGCCATCAAATTAAATCTTCCG GACTATCATAAAGTCATCAAGAACCCAATGGACATGGGGACGATCAAGAAGAGACTTGAGAATAATTATTACTGGACAGCTGGTGAATGCATGCAGGATTTCAACACTATGTTCACAAactgttatatatataataag CCTACAGATGATATCGTTCTTATGGCTCAAGCCTTGGAAAAGATTTTCCTCCAGAAGGTAGCGCAGATGCCCCAGGAGGAGGTAGAACTGCTGCCACCACCTCCAAAAGGCAAGGCACGCAAGCCAGGTGCTGCCCCTGCTGCAG AAACTCCACAAGCTTCAGCGCTGTCCTCGACCTCCCCATCCTCGTCATGTCCCAGCTCCCCTCCGCAGCCACCTCAAACTCCTGTAATCGCAGCGACACCTGTACCAACCATCACCTCCAATGTCCAGGCAGTCCCAGCGGCTGCTCCCATGATCCCGAGTGCACAGCCTGTTCTCAAA AAGAAGGGGGTAAAGCGGAAAGCAGACACCACCACACCCACCACCTGTGCTATCACGGCCAGTAGAGGCGAGTCTCCCACTCCCCTGCTGGAGTCCAAACACAGCAAGGTAATCTCCAGACGCGAGAGCACTGGCAGGCCTATCAAACCTCCAAAGAAGGACCTGGATGACGGCGAGCTCCTGCAACAAGGGAGCAAGAAGAGCAAATTGAGCGACCACCTTAAATACTGCGACACCATTCTAAAAGAGATGCTGTCCAAGAAGCACGCTGCCTACGCCTGGCCCTTCTATAAACCTGTGGATGCAGAAGCGCTGGAGCTGCACGACTACCATGAAATCATCAAGCAGCCGATGGATCTCAGTACAGTTAAA aaaaaaatggacAGCAGAGAGTACCAAGATGCCCAGAGCTTTGCAGCAGATGTCCGGTTAATGTTCTCAAATTGCTATAAATATAATCCGCCTGATCACGAGGTGGTTGCCATGGCAAGGAAACTTCAG GATGTGTTTGAGATGCGTTTTGCTAAGATGCCAGATGAGCCGGCTGAGCCCTCGTCCCCTGGAGGTACATCTGCCACGGCGGTAGTAAGTAAGAGCACAGGGAGCAGTGAGAGCAGTGCCGACTCCTCAAGCTCCAGCTCGGACTCGGAGGAGGAACGAGCCACCCGCCTGGCAGAGCTGCAGGAACAG CTGAAGGCAGTTCATGAACAGCTGGCCGCTCTGTCACAGGGTCCCGTTAGCAaaccaaagaagaaaaaggaaaagaaggaaaaagagaagaagaagaaggacaaAGAGAAGGACAAAGAAAAAACCAAGGCCAAGgtggaagaagaaaagaagccCAAGTCTTCACAGCAGAGCAAGCCGAGTCAGCCCAAGAAGAGTTCAGCCAGGAAACCCAACAGCACATCTACTACCAG GCAACCGAAAAAGGGTGCCAAACCCAGCGCGGCAAATTACGAGTCAGACGAGGAGGAAGCGCTTCCCATGTCATACGATGAAAAAAGGCAGCTTAGCCTGGACATCAACCGGCTGCCTGGTGAGAAGCTGGGCCGTGTGGTGCACATTATCCAATCCCGCGAGCCATCGCTGCGTGACTCCAACCCAGATGAGATTGAGATCGACTTTGAGACGCTCAAGCCATCAACACTTCGTGAGCTTGAGCGCTACGTCAAGTCCTGTTTACAGAAGAAGCAGCGCAAACCTTTAC AGAAGGCGGGCTCAGCACCAGGGGGCGGGCCATCTCGGCTGAGTGGCAGCAGCAGTTCTTCCGACACGGGCAGCAGCAGCTCCAGCGGCTCAAGCTCCGAGAGCAGCGACTCAGACTGA
- the brd3b gene encoding bromodomain-containing protein 3b isoform X4, producing MSAVTSPTQAVPPIVNPPPPEVTNPSKPGRKTNQLQYMQNVVVKTLWRHQFAWPFYTPVDAIKLNLPDYHKVIKNPMDMGTIKKRLENNYYWTAGECMQDFNTMFTNCYIYNKPTDDIVLMAQALEKIFLQKVAQMPQEEVELLPPPPKGKARKPGAAPAAETPQASALSSTSPSSSCPSSPPQPPQTPVIAATPVPTITSNVQAVPAAAPMIPSAQPVLKKKGVKRKADTTTPTTCAITASRGESPTPLLESKHSKVISRRESTGRPIKPPKKDLDDGELLQQGSKKSKLSDHLKYCDTILKEMLSKKHAAYAWPFYKPVDAEALELHDYHEIIKQPMDLSTVKKKMDSREYQDAQSFAADVRLMFSNCYKYNPPDHEVVAMARKLQDVFEMRFAKMPDEPAEPSSPGGTSATAVVSKSTGSSESSADSSSSSSDSEEERATRLAELQEQLKAVHEQLAALSQGPVSKPKKKKEKKEKEKKKKDKEKDKEKTKAKVEEEKKPKSSQQSKPSQPKKSSARKPNSTSTTRQPKKGAKPSAANYESDEEEALPMSYDEKRQLSLDINRLPGEKLGRVVHIIQSREPSLRDSNPDEIEIDFETLKPSTLRELERYVKSCLQKKQRKPLPEKAGSAPGGGPSRLSGSSSSSDTGSSSSSGSSSESSDSD from the exons ATGTCGGCGGTCACTTCTCCCACCCAGGCTGTACCCCCTATAGTCAACCCCCCTCCACCCGAAGTAACGAACCCCAGCAAGCCTGGCCGAAAAACCAACCAGCTCCAGTACATGCAAAACGTCGTGGTGAAGACGCTGTGGAGGCATCAGTTTGCCTGGCCTTTTTACACACCTGTGGATGCCATCAAATTAAATCTTCCG GACTATCATAAAGTCATCAAGAACCCAATGGACATGGGGACGATCAAGAAGAGACTTGAGAATAATTATTACTGGACAGCTGGTGAATGCATGCAGGATTTCAACACTATGTTCACAAactgttatatatataataag CCTACAGATGATATCGTTCTTATGGCTCAAGCCTTGGAAAAGATTTTCCTCCAGAAGGTAGCGCAGATGCCCCAGGAGGAGGTAGAACTGCTGCCACCACCTCCAAAAGGCAAGGCACGCAAGCCAGGTGCTGCCCCTGCTGCAG AAACTCCACAAGCTTCAGCGCTGTCCTCGACCTCCCCATCCTCGTCATGTCCCAGCTCCCCTCCGCAGCCACCTCAAACTCCTGTAATCGCAGCGACACCTGTACCAACCATCACCTCCAATGTCCAGGCAGTCCCAGCGGCTGCTCCCATGATCCCGAGTGCACAGCCTGTTCTCAAA AAGAAGGGGGTAAAGCGGAAAGCAGACACCACCACACCCACCACCTGTGCTATCACGGCCAGTAGAGGCGAGTCTCCCACTCCCCTGCTGGAGTCCAAACACAGCAAGGTAATCTCCAGACGCGAGAGCACTGGCAGGCCTATCAAACCTCCAAAGAAGGACCTGGATGACGGCGAGCTCCTGCAACAAGGGAGCAAGAAGAGCAAATTGAGCGACCACCTTAAATACTGCGACACCATTCTAAAAGAGATGCTGTCCAAGAAGCACGCTGCCTACGCCTGGCCCTTCTATAAACCTGTGGATGCAGAAGCGCTGGAGCTGCACGACTACCATGAAATCATCAAGCAGCCGATGGATCTCAGTACAGTTAAA aaaaaaatggacAGCAGAGAGTACCAAGATGCCCAGAGCTTTGCAGCAGATGTCCGGTTAATGTTCTCAAATTGCTATAAATATAATCCGCCTGATCACGAGGTGGTTGCCATGGCAAGGAAACTTCAG GATGTGTTTGAGATGCGTTTTGCTAAGATGCCAGATGAGCCGGCTGAGCCCTCGTCCCCTGGAGGTACATCTGCCACGGCGGTAGTAAGTAAGAGCACAGGGAGCAGTGAGAGCAGTGCCGACTCCTCAAGCTCCAGCTCGGACTCGGAGGAGGAACGAGCCACCCGCCTGGCAGAGCTGCAGGAACAG CTGAAGGCAGTTCATGAACAGCTGGCCGCTCTGTCACAGGGTCCCGTTAGCAaaccaaagaagaaaaaggaaaagaaggaaaaagagaagaagaagaaggacaaAGAGAAGGACAAAGAAAAAACCAAGGCCAAGgtggaagaagaaaagaagccCAAGTCTTCACAGCAGAGCAAGCCGAGTCAGCCCAAGAAGAGTTCAGCCAGGAAACCCAACAGCACATCTACTACCAG GCAACCGAAAAAGGGTGCCAAACCCAGCGCGGCAAATTACGAGTCAGACGAGGAGGAAGCGCTTCCCATGTCATACGATGAAAAAAGGCAGCTTAGCCTGGACATCAACCGGCTGCCTGGTGAGAAGCTGGGCCGTGTGGTGCACATTATCCAATCCCGCGAGCCATCGCTGCGTGACTCCAACCCAGATGAGATTGAGATCGACTTTGAGACGCTCAAGCCATCAACACTTCGTGAGCTTGAGCGCTACGTCAAGTCCTGTTTACAGAAGAAGCAGCGCAAACCTTTAC CAGAGAAGGCGGGCTCAGCACCAGGGGGCGGGCCATCTCGGCTGAGTGGCAGCAGCAGTTCTTCCGACACGGGCAGCAGCAGCTCCAGCGGCTCAAGCTCCGAGAGCAGCGACTCAGACTGA
- the brd3b gene encoding bromodomain-containing protein 3b isoform X1 encodes MSAVTSPTQAVPPIVNPPPPEVTNPSKPGRKTNQLQYMQNVVVKTLWRHQFAWPFYTPVDAIKLNLPDYHKVIKNPMDMGTIKKRLENNYYWTAGECMQDFNTMFTNCYIYNKPTDDIVLMAQALEKIFLQKVAQMPQEEVELLPPPPKGKARKPGAAPAAETPQASALSSTSPSSSCPSSPPQPPQTPVIAATPVPTITSNVQAVPAAAPMIPSAQPVLKKKGVKRKADTTTPTTCAITASRGESPTPLLESKHSKVISRRESTGRPIKPPKKDLDDGELLQQGSKKSKLSDHLKYCDTILKEMLSKKHAAYAWPFYKPVDAEALELHDYHEIIKQPMDLSTVKKKMDSREYQDAQSFAADVRLMFSNCYKYNPPDHEVVAMARKLQDVFEMRFAKMPDEPAEPSSPGGTSATAVVSKSTGSSESSADSSSSSSDSEEERATRLAELQEQLKAVHEQLAALSQGPVSKPKKKKEKKEKEKKKKDKEKDKEKTKAKVEEEKKPKSSQQSKPSQPKKSSARKPNSTSTTRQPKKGAKPSAANYESDEEEALPMSYDEKRQLSLDINRLPGEKLGRVVHIIQSREPSLRDSNPDEIEIDFETLKPSTLRELERYVKSCLQKKQRKPLPGTGKKSAKTKEELVQEKKKELEKRLQDVSGQLNNNKKPPKKAEKAGSAPGGGPSRLSGSSSSSDTGSSSSSGSSSESSDSD; translated from the exons ATGTCGGCGGTCACTTCTCCCACCCAGGCTGTACCCCCTATAGTCAACCCCCCTCCACCCGAAGTAACGAACCCCAGCAAGCCTGGCCGAAAAACCAACCAGCTCCAGTACATGCAAAACGTCGTGGTGAAGACGCTGTGGAGGCATCAGTTTGCCTGGCCTTTTTACACACCTGTGGATGCCATCAAATTAAATCTTCCG GACTATCATAAAGTCATCAAGAACCCAATGGACATGGGGACGATCAAGAAGAGACTTGAGAATAATTATTACTGGACAGCTGGTGAATGCATGCAGGATTTCAACACTATGTTCACAAactgttatatatataataag CCTACAGATGATATCGTTCTTATGGCTCAAGCCTTGGAAAAGATTTTCCTCCAGAAGGTAGCGCAGATGCCCCAGGAGGAGGTAGAACTGCTGCCACCACCTCCAAAAGGCAAGGCACGCAAGCCAGGTGCTGCCCCTGCTGCAG AAACTCCACAAGCTTCAGCGCTGTCCTCGACCTCCCCATCCTCGTCATGTCCCAGCTCCCCTCCGCAGCCACCTCAAACTCCTGTAATCGCAGCGACACCTGTACCAACCATCACCTCCAATGTCCAGGCAGTCCCAGCGGCTGCTCCCATGATCCCGAGTGCACAGCCTGTTCTCAAA AAGAAGGGGGTAAAGCGGAAAGCAGACACCACCACACCCACCACCTGTGCTATCACGGCCAGTAGAGGCGAGTCTCCCACTCCCCTGCTGGAGTCCAAACACAGCAAGGTAATCTCCAGACGCGAGAGCACTGGCAGGCCTATCAAACCTCCAAAGAAGGACCTGGATGACGGCGAGCTCCTGCAACAAGGGAGCAAGAAGAGCAAATTGAGCGACCACCTTAAATACTGCGACACCATTCTAAAAGAGATGCTGTCCAAGAAGCACGCTGCCTACGCCTGGCCCTTCTATAAACCTGTGGATGCAGAAGCGCTGGAGCTGCACGACTACCATGAAATCATCAAGCAGCCGATGGATCTCAGTACAGTTAAA aaaaaaatggacAGCAGAGAGTACCAAGATGCCCAGAGCTTTGCAGCAGATGTCCGGTTAATGTTCTCAAATTGCTATAAATATAATCCGCCTGATCACGAGGTGGTTGCCATGGCAAGGAAACTTCAG GATGTGTTTGAGATGCGTTTTGCTAAGATGCCAGATGAGCCGGCTGAGCCCTCGTCCCCTGGAGGTACATCTGCCACGGCGGTAGTAAGTAAGAGCACAGGGAGCAGTGAGAGCAGTGCCGACTCCTCAAGCTCCAGCTCGGACTCGGAGGAGGAACGAGCCACCCGCCTGGCAGAGCTGCAGGAACAG CTGAAGGCAGTTCATGAACAGCTGGCCGCTCTGTCACAGGGTCCCGTTAGCAaaccaaagaagaaaaaggaaaagaaggaaaaagagaagaagaagaaggacaaAGAGAAGGACAAAGAAAAAACCAAGGCCAAGgtggaagaagaaaagaagccCAAGTCTTCACAGCAGAGCAAGCCGAGTCAGCCCAAGAAGAGTTCAGCCAGGAAACCCAACAGCACATCTACTACCAG GCAACCGAAAAAGGGTGCCAAACCCAGCGCGGCAAATTACGAGTCAGACGAGGAGGAAGCGCTTCCCATGTCATACGATGAAAAAAGGCAGCTTAGCCTGGACATCAACCGGCTGCCTGGTGAGAAGCTGGGCCGTGTGGTGCACATTATCCAATCCCGCGAGCCATCGCTGCGTGACTCCAACCCAGATGAGATTGAGATCGACTTTGAGACGCTCAAGCCATCAACACTTCGTGAGCTTGAGCGCTACGTCAAGTCCTGTTTACAGAAGAAGCAGCGCAAACCTTTAC CGGGCACTGGGAAAAAGAGTGCCAAGACTAAAGAGGAACTGGTtcaggaaaagaagaaagagtTAGAAAAGAGGCTGCAGGACGTGAGTGGACAActgaacaacaacaagaaaccACCCAAAAAAG CAGAGAAGGCGGGCTCAGCACCAGGGGGCGGGCCATCTCGGCTGAGTGGCAGCAGCAGTTCTTCCGACACGGGCAGCAGCAGCTCCAGCGGCTCAAGCTCCGAGAGCAGCGACTCAGACTGA